One Clostridium novyi NT genomic window carries:
- a CDS encoding tryptophan transporter, whose translation MKTNFKKSIINSLLIAIGFILHQIAPPILFGMKPDLSLIMMFIIILLNDDYKTTLISGILYGVLTALTTTFPGGQPANIIDKIVTSHVIYLSLIPFRNKFNNQVKIIIETFIGTIVSGTVFILSAAFLVGITQSVSSLFLAVVLPATVVNSIIAPIIYNGIKLSLKHSNTNIF comes from the coding sequence ATGAAAACTAATTTTAAAAAATCAATTATAAATTCTTTATTAATAGCTATAGGTTTTATTCTTCATCAAATCGCCCCACCAATATTGTTTGGTATGAAACCAGATCTTTCATTAATTATGATGTTTATAATAATATTATTAAATGATGATTATAAAACCACTTTAATTTCTGGAATATTATACGGCGTTTTAACTGCACTTACTACTACATTTCCAGGTGGACAACCAGCTAATATAATAGATAAAATAGTAACATCTCACGTTATTTATTTATCTTTGATACCATTTAGAAATAAATTTAATAATCAAGTTAAAATAATTATAGAAACTTTTATAGGAACTATTGTAAGTGGTACTGTTTTTATACTTTCAGCTGCATTTTTAGTAGGTATTACTCAATCTGTATCATCTTTATTTTTAGCCGTAGTTTTACCTGCAACAGTTGTAAATTCTATAATAGCTCCTATTATATATAACGGAATAAAATTATCATTAAAACATTCAAATACAAACATATTTTAA
- a CDS encoding Na+/H+ antiporter NhaC family protein has translation MKNKKIFISTLMLMLVVFATTAFGAEQDAAKANAIKFGLWTLLPPLISIILAFITKNVVLSLFLGVFSGTFLLALNNYGVGGAVFHGFLDVVTQVLNSLADKWNAGIILQCLAIGGLIALITKMGGAKAVAESLSKKAKTPVSTQIITWLLGIFVFFDDYANSLIVGPIMRPVSDKMKISREKLSFVIDATAAPIAGIAVISTWVGYELSLIKDGFEAIGQHASAYSIFLETIPYRFYNILILMFIVFTAIFLREFGPMLKAERRARTTGKLVSDTAKPMVSSEGTELEPKEGTVLKIKNAVIPIMVLIIGAFLGFYYNGYTAIMGGEDKALITLLQSHPASFEAIRECFSASDASIVLFQAALLASIVAMVMGISQKIFTLSEAIDTWVNGMKSLIITGVILLLAWSLSAVIKDLGTSHFLVAKLSSSLPAFVLPAVIFVLASIISFATGTSYGTMGILMPLTIPLAFAINPTHSYMITAVSSVLTGAIFGDHCSPISDTTILSSMGAACDHIDHVKTQLYYAIVVAMVTVLAGYIPVSLGMPIYIVLPLDIVIIGLIVRFVGKPVEVEENVKVNENEVQLSK, from the coding sequence ATGAAAAACAAAAAAATATTTATTAGCACACTTATGCTGATGTTAGTAGTATTTGCAACTACAGCATTTGGTGCAGAACAAGATGCAGCTAAAGCAAATGCTATTAAGTTTGGGCTTTGGACGCTGTTACCACCATTAATATCGATAATATTGGCATTTATTACTAAAAATGTAGTATTATCACTATTCTTAGGGGTATTCTCTGGAACATTTTTATTAGCTTTAAATAATTATGGTGTGGGAGGAGCGGTATTCCACGGATTTTTAGATGTTGTAACTCAAGTTTTAAATTCATTAGCAGATAAATGGAATGCAGGTATTATATTACAGTGTTTAGCCATTGGAGGACTTATAGCATTAATTACAAAAATGGGTGGAGCAAAAGCCGTTGCAGAATCATTATCTAAAAAGGCTAAAACTCCAGTAAGTACACAAATAATCACTTGGCTTCTTGGAATTTTTGTATTCTTTGATGATTATGCAAATTCACTTATAGTTGGTCCTATAATGAGACCTGTTTCTGATAAAATGAAAATTTCAAGAGAAAAATTATCTTTTGTAATAGATGCAACAGCAGCGCCAATAGCAGGTATAGCAGTTATTTCAACATGGGTTGGATATGAACTTAGCTTAATAAAAGATGGATTTGAAGCTATTGGGCAACATGCAAGTGCGTATAGTATATTTTTAGAAACTATTCCATATAGATTTTACAATATATTAATATTAATGTTTATAGTGTTTACAGCTATATTTTTAAGAGAATTTGGTCCAATGCTTAAGGCAGAAAGACGTGCTAGAACTACAGGAAAATTAGTAAGTGATACTGCAAAACCTATGGTTTCATCAGAAGGGACAGAACTTGAACCCAAAGAGGGAACTGTATTAAAAATAAAAAATGCAGTAATTCCAATAATGGTATTAATAATTGGAGCATTTTTAGGATTTTATTATAATGGATATACAGCAATAATGGGTGGAGAAGATAAGGCTTTAATTACATTATTACAATCTCATCCAGCATCTTTTGAAGCAATTAGAGAATGTTTTAGTGCATCGGATGCTAGTATAGTTTTATTTCAAGCAGCATTACTTGCAAGTATAGTTGCTATGGTAATGGGGATATCACAAAAGATATTCACTTTAAGTGAAGCTATTGATACTTGGGTAAATGGTATGAAATCACTTATAATAACAGGGGTTATATTACTTTTAGCTTGGTCATTAAGTGCGGTTATCAAGGATCTTGGAACATCACACTTTTTAGTAGCTAAATTATCATCTAGTTTACCGGCATTTGTTTTACCAGCAGTTATATTTGTACTTGCATCAATTATATCATTTGCTACAGGAACTTCATATGGAACAATGGGTATATTAATGCCACTTACAATTCCTTTAGCTTTTGCTATAAATCCGACACATTCATATATGATTACAGCAGTAAGTTCTGTACTTACAGGAGCTATATTTGGAGATCACTGTTCTCCAATATCAGATACTACAATATTGTCATCTATGGGGGCTGCATGTGACCATATTGATCATGTAAAGACACAACTTTACTATGCTATAGTAGTAGCAATGGTAACTGTTTTAGCAGGATATATTCCAGTATCACTAGGAATGCCAATATATATAGTTCTTCCATTAGATATAGTTATAATTGGATTAATAGTTAGATTTGTTGGAAAACCTGTTGAAGTAGAGGAAAATGTAAAAGTTAATGAAAATGAAGTTCAGTTAAGTAAGTAG
- a CDS encoding DUF378 domain-containing protein, giving the protein MKGLDITALVLVIIGAINWGLIGFFKFNLVDSLFGNMSGFSRVIYALVGLAGLYAISFFGRDREVDDAK; this is encoded by the coding sequence ATGAAAGGATTAGATATAACTGCACTTGTTTTAGTTATTATAGGAGCAATAAACTGGGGACTAATTGGTTTCTTTAAATTTAACCTAGTAGATTCTTTATTCGGAAACATGTCCGGTTTCTCTAGAGTTATATATGCCCTAGTTGGTTTAGCTGGTCTTTACGCTATCTCTTTCTTTGGTAGAGATCGTGAAGTTGATGATGCTAAATAA
- a CDS encoding argininosuccinate synthase: MKEKVVLAYSGGLDTSITIHWLKENYNLDVIACCVNVGQDEDFDEIKKKAIKSGATKIYVEDVKDEFVSEYIYKGVKANAVYEGKYLLGTSFARPLIAKKLVEVAHKEGAKYICHGCTGKGNDQVRFEVGIMSLDPSIKVIAPWRIWNIKSREDAVDYANANGIEVPVTKEKIYSRDQNLWHISHEGGDLENIRNEHKTDMYCMTVPPEKAKDEVSYIKITFEKGEAKKLDDVEMSPVEILEKLNKIGGENGIGVIDLLENRLVGMKSRGVYETPGGTILYAAHKELEYLTMQKETFHFKQMVSQKYGELVYNGLWFSTLKESLDAFIDKTQEVVNGTVRLKLYKGNIMVAGMESPNALYEESISSFGASDFYDHKDAEGFINLFGLPYKINAMIQLKNQEN; encoded by the coding sequence ATGAAGGAAAAAGTTGTTTTAGCATATTCAGGAGGACTTGATACATCTATTACTATACATTGGCTTAAAGAAAATTATAATTTAGATGTTATAGCTTGTTGTGTAAATGTAGGACAAGATGAAGATTTTGATGAAATAAAGAAAAAAGCAATAAAATCAGGGGCAACAAAAATATATGTAGAAGATGTAAAAGATGAGTTTGTGTCAGAGTATATATATAAAGGGGTAAAAGCAAATGCAGTATATGAAGGAAAGTATCTTTTAGGAACATCTTTTGCAAGACCCTTAATTGCAAAAAAACTTGTAGAGGTTGCACATAAGGAAGGAGCTAAATATATTTGTCATGGTTGCACAGGAAAAGGGAATGACCAAGTACGTTTTGAAGTTGGAATAATGTCATTAGATCCATCAATAAAAGTAATTGCACCATGGAGAATATGGAATATAAAATCAAGAGAAGATGCCGTAGATTATGCTAATGCAAATGGTATAGAAGTACCTGTTACTAAAGAAAAAATATATTCAAGGGATCAAAATCTTTGGCATATAAGTCATGAAGGTGGAGATCTTGAGAATATAAGAAATGAACATAAAACAGATATGTATTGTATGACAGTACCACCAGAAAAGGCTAAAGATGAAGTTAGTTATATTAAGATAACTTTTGAAAAGGGAGAAGCTAAAAAATTAGACGATGTAGAAATGTCACCAGTTGAAATCTTAGAAAAGTTAAATAAAATTGGTGGAGAAAATGGCATTGGAGTTATAGATTTATTAGAAAATAGACTTGTTGGAATGAAATCAAGAGGGGTATACGAAACTCCAGGTGGAACTATTTTATATGCAGCACATAAAGAACTTGAATACTTAACTATGCAAAAGGAAACATTCCACTTTAAACAAATGGTATCTCAAAAATATGGGGAGCTTGTTTATAATGGTTTATGGTTCAGTACATTAAAAGAATCTTTAGATGCATTTATTGATAAAACACAAGAGGTTGTAAATGGAACTGTAAGATTAAAACTTTATAAAGGAAACATTATGGTAGCAGGAATGGAATCACCAAATGCATTGTATGAAGAAAGTATATCATCCTTTGGAGCTAGTGATTTTTATGACCACAAAGATGCAGAAGGGTTTATAAATTTATTTGGATTACCATACAAAATAAATGCAATGATTCAACTTAAAAATCAAGAAAATTAA
- the argH gene encoding argininosuccinate lyase, protein MKLWGGRFKNAESKLMEDFNSSLKFDKRLYKEDIKGSIAHVKMLSKCGILEGEEKLIIIDGLISILDDIENGVLKIEGDYEDIHSFIEINLINRVGDVGKKLHTGRSRNDQVAVDMRMYAKSITFEIIEYINELLEVITNLADSNDVIMPGYTHLQRAQVIKFKLHMMAYYSMFNRDKKRLLSDIEVMDESPLGCGALAGTTYNIDREFTARELGFKKCVDNFMDGVSDRDYLISLLSSFSLIMMHLSRLSEELILWSSKEFDFVKISDEFSTGSSIMPQKKNPDAAELIRGKTGRVYGSLMGLLTTMKGIPLAYNKDMQEDKEGFFDAVDTVKKSLKVMSGMLSTLELKKDNMYNAVKKGFLNATEAADYLVNKGMAFRDAHGVIGAIVLYCEENKKAIEDLPLEKLKTFCDLFDEDIYDFIEYSNSLKRGIKINI, encoded by the coding sequence GTGAAGCTTTGGGGTGGGCGTTTTAAAAATGCTGAGAGCAAGCTTATGGAAGACTTTAATAGTTCATTAAAGTTTGATAAGAGATTATATAAAGAAGATATTAAAGGAAGCATTGCGCATGTAAAAATGCTTTCAAAATGTGGAATTTTAGAAGGGGAAGAAAAGTTAATAATAATTGATGGATTGATTTCTATATTAGATGATATAGAAAATGGGGTATTAAAAATTGAAGGAGACTATGAGGATATTCATAGTTTTATTGAAATTAATCTTATAAATAGAGTTGGAGATGTTGGAAAAAAGCTTCATACGGGGAGAAGCAGAAATGATCAAGTAGCTGTTGATATGAGAATGTATGCTAAAAGTATAACTTTTGAAATTATAGAATATATAAATGAATTATTAGAGGTTATTACAAATTTAGCCGACAGTAATGATGTTATAATGCCAGGATATACTCATCTTCAAAGGGCTCAAGTTATTAAGTTTAAGTTACATATGATGGCATACTACAGTATGTTTAATAGAGATAAAAAAAGGCTATTAAGTGATATTGAAGTAATGGATGAAAGTCCACTAGGCTGTGGTGCCCTTGCAGGTACCACATACAATATAGATAGAGAATTTACAGCTAGGGAATTAGGCTTTAAAAAGTGCGTTGATAATTTTATGGATGGAGTTAGTGATAGGGATTATTTAATAAGTCTTTTATCATCATTTTCACTAATAATGATGCATTTAAGTAGATTAAGTGAAGAACTTATTTTGTGGAGCAGTAAAGAATTTGACTTTGTAAAAATAAGTGATGAATTTTCAACTGGAAGTAGTATAATGCCTCAGAAAAAGAATCCAGATGCAGCGGAACTTATAAGAGGGAAAACAGGAAGGGTTTATGGTTCATTAATGGGACTTTTAACCACTATGAAGGGGATACCTCTAGCTTATAACAAAGATATGCAAGAAGATAAAGAAGGATTTTTTGATGCAGTAGATACGGTTAAAAAATCCCTAAAGGTTATGAGTGGTATGCTAAGTACTTTAGAATTAAAAAAAGATAATATGTATAATGCAGTAAAAAAGGGATTTTTAAATGCTACAGAAGCTGCGGATTATTTAGTTAATAAGGGAATGGCATTTAGAGATGCTCATGGGGTTATTGGGGCGATAGTTTTATATTGTGAAGAAAATAAAAAGGCTATAGAAGATTTACCTTTGGAAAAATTAAAGACATTTTGTGACTTGTTTGATGAAGATATTTACGATTTTATTGAGTATAGTAATAGCTTAAAAAGAGGAATTAAAATAAATATATAG
- a CDS encoding Lrp/AsnC ligand binding domain-containing protein, which yields MDLKINGLDDLDIQILEILIKDSRTPYLEIARKCHVSGGTIHVRMKKMEDIGIIKGTKLILDNTKLGYDVCCFIGIYLNKASSFSHVLKKLNEINEVVELHYTTGEYSIFMKVICQSISHLQNLLMNEIQVIPEIQRTDTFISLSQPIDRNIQL from the coding sequence ATGGATTTAAAAATAAACGGTCTTGACGATTTAGATATACAAATTTTAGAAATATTGATAAAAGATTCTAGAACTCCTTATTTAGAAATAGCCCGAAAATGTCATGTTAGTGGTGGTACAATACACGTTAGAATGAAAAAAATGGAGGATATCGGAATAATAAAAGGTACCAAGTTGATTTTAGACAATACAAAACTTGGATACGATGTATGTTGTTTTATCGGAATATATTTAAATAAAGCATCTTCTTTTTCTCATGTACTAAAAAAACTTAATGAAATTAATGAAGTTGTAGAATTACATTACACAACAGGAGAATATTCTATATTTATGAAAGTAATATGCCAAAGCATTTCTCATCTACAAAATTTATTAATGAATGAAATTCAAGTTATTCCTGAAATTCAAAGAACAGACACTTTTATATCACTTTCTCAACCAATAGATAGAAACATACAACTGTAA